A segment of the Micromonospora sediminicola genome:
CTGTGTCGCCGCGTCGATCCTGACCCCGACGCCCCGGACCACCACCGCGTCCAACCGCAGGCCCGTCAGGTGCGGCAGCAACGCCGGAATGATCTCCATCCCGGCACCCAACCCGAACTACCGACGAGCGCGACTCACAAAATGTGTGCCAGAGCCAGTTTTCAGGCGGAGCCGACAGCACGGGAGCTGGCGCCCGGAGCGCGGCACGTCCGGACGGTAACGGGCCACCTCGGCGTAACGCTGTGTAGCGCGCGGATCGCGGCATGAGCGGATGTTCTCGCCGTTTCAGGCGTCAGCAACGTGGACCAGCGGACGGTACGGTCGCACGTCGTGGGAGATTCACCGTTCGGCGTGCGGTTGTGGCGCCTGTTGTCGCAGCGACGGCCTACGTTTGACACGTCGATCGAGCAGATGCGGGTCGTCCTGACCCGGGAGGCAGGCGTCCCGAGCGAGGAGCTCGCCGCGGTCATCGACAACAGCGCTGCGCCGGGACCAGACCTCGTCCGAAAACTGGCGCCGGCACTCCGTATCCATACCGCCGACCTTTTCGTCATCGCCGGGCTGCCGGTGCCGGATGACCTGGCCTCGGCCTGGCCAACGTCGCCGTGGAACGTGGGTTCGGTCGTCCGACGCGCCGCCCGGATGGACGCAGACCAGCGGGACCGGCTGGCGGCGCTGGTCAGATCCCTGCCGGTGCAGCCGCCGGATAGATCCCAGCCGGCCGACGACTACCCGGACACCCCTGGAGCGCTACTGCTGCGCCTGCTGCGCAACCGCAACATTCGCCCACAAAACGCACAGATCCTCCAGGTTGTCGGAGACGGTCCGTACGTCTCTGACTCCACAGTCGCGATGCTGGGCCCAGGCAAGGTGACCATCACCCCGCAGTACGTGACGGCGTTCGCGCACCTGCTCGGCTATCCGCCCGGCGACATGGTCGCGCTGACCGGGATCGGGCCGGTCGTCGAGGAGGCGAGGGTACACCCAGCGAGCGCGGAGATCGCCGCGCTGGCCTGGAGTGCCCGGCTGCTCAGCAGTAAGCAGTTGAGCCAAGTGATTGAAACGGCCGATGCTATACGGCACGCCTGAATCTCCGCTGTGGACGCCCTCAACCTAACGTAACTCGACATCGATGCCGCTGTCTGCGGCATGTGCGTGCACACGACTCGTGCGCCTGTGAGGGTGCATCCTGCGGTGGGTGCCGCTATCAGGGCGATTGGTTCCCGATCGCCGGGGGTGGCGGTTACTCGCGTCCCACGGCGATAACCCGTGCCCGGTCGCCGTTAAAGTCCGGGTTGAGGCGGTCGGCCAGGCAGGACCGGTGCGCGGCGAACGACGCACATCCCGCTTTCTCGCTGCTGCGCACATCGACAGTAACGCCGTCGCCGCCGGGGCTGAGGATCGTGAGCTGGCCGCAGCATCCGCACGGCCAGCTGAACTCGCGCAGGTCCGCGGCACGCATCGTCAGGCGTATCCAGACGGGCGGGTGGTACCGGCTGATCTCTTGGACGACCGCGTCGACCTGCTCGCCTACCGGCGGGTACTCCTCGGGCAGTGCCCGAGGAGCGCCCGACGGGCTGTCGATGAAGCCGGCGTCCACCGACGCGCCCACCGTTTCATGTCCGAGGACCTCGGCCATGACCCCCCAACGCTCATGGCTCATGACCCTCGCCCGGACAGCGGTTCCCACCACCAGGTCACCGCCAACGCTGTCGAAACGCTGCATCGGCTGATCGTCGCGCACCGCCTCGTCAGCGGCACAGCCGGGGGCATGCCCACTCCAGTCGGTGGGCAGCCCCAACGACGGCCCAGATACGACTTGCAGCACGTCCGCTCGCTCGGCGGCAGATGCGCGCACGAGGGCTGGCCTCAACACAGCGTGGGGGCCTCCGTTCCTGAGATGCGCCTCCTACGCCAGAATGCCGGATGATCCCTGCGTGGAAATCACCCAACTGCTCCAGGCGGGAGTGACCAACCCGCACCCCGATCAGGCGGCCAGTGCCACCTGGCTGGCCATGGTGTACGCCAGCACCAGGGCACTCGGCGGTGTGGTCACCCCCTCGGCCGAGGAGCCGATGACCGGCCGAAATCACTACAGGGTCGGAGTGCGGCTTCGTGATGGCAGGCCCATGAGCATCCTCTTCAACGCTGCGGCATTCCTGGTCGCTGGAGCCGAACGACAAGATCCCCACATGGTCGACGCGGTGTTCGTTGACGTCCCCGGTGGGGAGATCTACCGCCGCGCAGCGCTGCGGCTTGCCACCGCGGCAGAGCTGAATCAGCCGCTTGAAGACCGACACCTAGATCTTCTTACCGAAGAGGAACGCCAGGATGCCGCCTACCACCAACCGAGTCGGCTCGGTGACCTGCTCTTCAACTGGTTCGACTGAGCTGCCCCTCCGCGCTGGCCATGCGGCATGTGCGGATGTCCCGATCGGCGCTGCAGGAGTGAGCGACAGGCAGATCTTCGAGGCCTTCCAGGGGTCGTATGCTCTCCGGATCGTGGACAGAGACGAAGACCAGGGCGTCACCGGCCCTGCGGTGGTCAGGTGCATTCAACGCGCCTACCTGACGGTGGCGCCTGCGGGGGATGCTGATGGGTTGGACTTCGATCC
Coding sequences within it:
- a CDS encoding XRE family transcriptional regulator, coding for MGDSPFGVRLWRLLSQRRPTFDTSIEQMRVVLTREAGVPSEELAAVIDNSAAPGPDLVRKLAPALRIHTADLFVIAGLPVPDDLASAWPTSPWNVGSVVRRAARMDADQRDRLAALVRSLPVQPPDRSQPADDYPDTPGALLLRLLRNRNIRPQNAQILQVVGDGPYVSDSTVAMLGPGKVTITPQYVTAFAHLLGYPPGDMVALTGIGPVVEEARVHPASAEIAALAWSARLLSSKQLSQVIETADAIRHA